The window attaaaatatttatcaaatatagatataacacaaaagatatttttaaattttaaaaaaaactacaaacaaacaaatttgGAAAAGATATTTATTATGTATACATGCACAATCTTTTCTCAATTTTCTGTAGTTTTGACGATCACTATTGAAGGGAAAGAAAAAATGATTTTCAACATTCAATTGAAATTACAGATTATGTAAACAACGTACAACAGTTCACAAATTCTTCTAATAAAAGTAGAGAACTAATAATAGATTACAAACGAAGACAAAACCAATCAATATTTAGACTATGACATAAAAATTCTTTTAGCACATAATATTTTTGCTAAAACtagtgaaaatatattttcagtCTCAACTAAACTCAAAATTTAActcgtttaattttttttaaatccagaTTATCCTATATGTAATACAGATAGAATATGTATATACAATGTATAGaccacaaaaaaaaatattaaaaaaatgagacGAATTACTTACTAAAAAATCCGCCAAGCTCAAGGACAGCAAGATTGAAACGTTCATTAAGAACAGGGGTCCACTTGAGTCTCGGCTTGCCCATTCCAAAATTTGGATTCTTTTGTTCTTCAACATAAATGTTGCCCTCAATATTTCTCTCCAATTGCGCAACTTGACCCTCTTCATTTACCAAATAATGGGTCGCTACATGCTCTTGCCTCGCAGGGTTTTCTCGACTCACGGTTTGGTCATGAGAATTTCCATAGAGATTCTCAACAAATCTGGTTTGAATCGGTGTAAAAGGTGGGTTTTTCTCACTCATCTTGTTGACTTGATTGGAATTTTTCTTGTATTGGTGTGAAGTTGCCATCAATATTGGggaatacattttttttcttaatctctcAAGCttgtagtatattttttttcttgtgtTTCTTGACCAAGGTTGGTACCCActcattctatttataacaaagATTCCACATGGTCAATAATTACATTAATataaagtatttatttttattaatctatagatatgtgatatataaaaaagtaaacGTTTCTTTCCAAGATTTCAACATCACAAAGGTACAATATCCCAAAAGATTGTATCTATTTAATATGAATTCATTTATATTCACTATGATTAACATAAACACCATTTAATTTGCGTGTTTAAGGGATGTGTATTCaactgggattttaatggatttttttaatCTACTGTTTTATTGAATTGTATCGGATTttaattttgtgcggattcttataaaatgtcgcagagttgatatagattctttaggatttaagcacaatacatcaaaatctcatggattttggtgggatttcaaaaaatttaaaatacactgacaatcccacaaaatccatcatttaagAAATCCAGAAAAATCTATCAGCATTTGTATATtattggattttaatggattttaaaaatcccaattgaatatcattgaatttttaagtataatttaaaatcctcaTTAAATGCCACCAAATTTTTTAGCATAACTTATAATTCCAATCAAATATcccaagattttaatgaattcttaaacaatctcaattaaataccctcagatttcatgaatgaaaaaaatcccTTAAAATCCATATTGAATACACccctaaaaaaaataagttcttACTTATagtttttttagaatttaagcACAATCCATTATATGATGAATTAGTACTTTAAAGGTGAGATGATGTAGGCACAAAAAGCATCCTAGGATCATGAATAACTGATATACTAGACACATCAGCAAACTGTTCTTATTGTTCTCAAGGTTCTCATATATACcattgtgatatatatatatataggcacaaAAAGCATCCTAGGATCTTGAATAACTGATATACTAGACACATCAGCAAACTGCTCTTATTGTTCTCAAggttctcatatatatatcattgtgatatatatatatatatatatatatatatatatatatatatatatatatatatatatatattatagaataatatataaaaaatatattttaacatgtattttagttaaattttattatatatatatattatatttatatatatatatatatatatatatatatgtatgaaaatTACACGGAAAGTACGTCACATGTTTTAAGcc of the Daucus carota subsp. sativus chromosome 4, DH1 v3.0, whole genome shotgun sequence genome contains:
- the LOC108218266 gene encoding myb family transcription factor PHL4; translation: MSGYQPWSRNTRKKIYYKLERLRKKMYSPILMATSHQYKKNSNQVNKMSEKNPPFTPIQTRFVENLYGNSHDQTVSRENPARQEHVATHYLVNEEGQVAQLERNIEGNIYVEEQKNPNFGMGKPRLKWTPVLNERFNLAVLELGGFFKATPKAVLQKMNVKGVTIIQTKSHLQKVRNQVRKALNTIQIPNAQAYDVPNSGSSMGENQPLHQSNEIRNCHRIAPTDEGHAVNNMKSDV